The following proteins are encoded in a genomic region of Nicotiana sylvestris chromosome 4, ASM39365v2, whole genome shotgun sequence:
- the LOC104223312 gene encoding putative E3 ubiquitin-protein ligase LIN-1 isoform X3, with product MAGNYRFEMDQDDIVRSLITSVGSFIQDRLIDKEQRTLHKEQCAERLAAEDGNSDKDTEVRYSDQAVLANLDWGIDALEEAIHTSNIETKMARLDYAEKMLQVCAMLDSNQKTAGKLEQLYGQSLDENTRLYAKYYKDCMNYDSVTSKKAIPLLPIAEPPMTPLHEVCRSIPDYVKFGPILPKSAGFTPILRVKENANGASRLNMTSSSSENQEDSTTRDPLKGIPEVDEEDYDPEPHVYTTSNKRNQENNLSYCSGVNKDVEARSKVKQINTNQRQSPKSFPSMDFPKLESPKAPSPKGTDTPSKKGVPVLRLLSGRVKDTSSSISLHSSQELKISSADSDDERTEQHETAGKRNSHRWSLSQSLEKGSPDGSDEGSHSCISLPLSDKSTAPSRPPKDFVCPITGQIFNDPVTLETGQTYERKAIQEWMNRGNTTCPITRQSLSASTLPKTNYVLKRLITSWREQHPDLAQEFSYSETPRSYLTIPSSRERSSESTPSPTFNHPNHRRIEEIIEQRSRRFMRAAVSMSPTSVISQAATEAIINGLKPYVSCLCTSEDLQECEHAILTIAKIWGDSKLESQGVHSYLSAPTIVNGFVEVLSASQKREVLRTAIYILSELLYAEDRVGEILTSVDSDFECLATLLKDGLAEAAVLIYLLRPSFSQLSAHNFVPSLTQIISNRSEDFSDFQFTIGPKDAAVVLLEQIITGGGESDRSFNAMQIISGNGILALLKCLDHENGRESIICILLCCIRADKSCRNTIASRIEFSPVLELIHTGSDSVKGTCIELLYELVLLSRRTLCNQILQIIKDEGAFSTMHTLLVCLQMASMEQKSTIAPLLLQLDLLVEPRQMSIYREESIEALIEALHKKDFPASQLSALDALLSLSGHLTNSGKSFLEARLLKIAGFNQRYNATMKEERQKAGENDTTNIMEEEEKALSSWENRTAFVLCNHEKGLIFRALEECLKSTSMEIAKSSFIVATWLIHMLYKFPDTGIRDVARKSLLEQFIQMLQSTKNIEEKILAALALRGFITDLGALSELGIYAKCLCKSLRKLKKYSIVVSDIMKTLMNLPCIDAAELWCYSECPEVDVSMNGEVLCLLHIRGRLISSHSDGTIKVWETGKRAPRLIHETREHAKAVTCLYVSSSCDKLYSGSLDRTIRVWAINQEEIHCLQVHDVKEPVLELIANTQFACFASQATGVKVYNWSGVPKHVNFQKNVKCLAIMGDKLYCGCTGYSIQEVDLSSQTSTTFYAGAKKLLGKQNIYSLQVQKNVVFAGGSLVDGISGKVFSLPSKAVIGSLSICSDIQRLAVNNDFIFSATKSGTIEVWLQERVTKITSIKMKSGGQSKITSLAVDKDGEMIFAGSTDGKIQVWRLD from the exons ATGGCTGGAAATTACAGGTTTGAAATGGATCAAGATGACATAGTTAGGTCCTTGATCACATCTGTTGGTAGTTTCATTCAAGATAGACttattgataaagaacaaagaaccTTGCATAAAGAACAATGTGCTGAGAGGTTAGCAGCTGAAGATGGGAACTCCGATAAAGACACAGAAGTTCGATACTCTGATCAAGCAGTTTTAGCCAATTTGGACTGGGGAATTGATGCCCTTGAAGAAGCAATCCACACATCAAACATTGAAACTAAGATGGCTAGACTAGACTATGCGGAAAAAATGCTGCAAGTTTGTGCAATGTTGGATTCTAATCAGAAAACTGCAGGG AAACTCGAGCAGCTTTATGGACAGTCATTGGATGAGAATACAAGGCTTTATGCAAAATACTATAAGGACTGTATGAACTATGATTCTGTTACTTCAAAGAAGGCAATTCCTCTGTTGCCAATCGCAGAGCCACCGATGACTCCATTGCATGAGGTATGCCGGTCAATTCCTGATTATGTCAAATTTGGCCCAATATTGCCTAAGAGTGCCGGGTTTACTCCTATTCTGAGAGTCAAGGAGAATGCAAATGGAGCCTCAAG ATTGAATATGACTTCTTCGTCGTCTGAGAATCAGGAGGACTCCACGACTAGGGATCCACTA AAAGGAATTCCTGAGGTGGATGAAGAAGATTATGACCCTGAGCCTCATGTATACACTACATCGAATAAAAGGAATCAAGAAAACAATTTATCCTATTGTAGTGGAGTGAATAAGGATGTAGAAGCCAGGTCCAAAGTCAAGCAAATTAATACAAACCAAAGACAATCTCCTAAGTCCTTCCCTTCAATGGACTTCCCTAAACTGGAGTCCCCTAAAGCTCCTTCACCAAAGGGAACCGATACCCCCTCGAAGAAAGGTGTACCTGTGTTACGCCTCTTGTCTGGACGTGTTAAGGACACTTCAAGTTCTATTTCTTTGCATTCATCCCAAGAGTTAAAAATTAGCTCAGCAGACTCGGATGACGAAAGGACA GAGCAGCATGAAACTGCAGGGAAAAGAAATTCTCATAGGTGGAGCCTTAGTCAATCCTTAGAAAAAGG CTCTCCGGATGGTAGTGATGAAGGAAGTCACAGCTGCATTTCTCTCCCATTGTCGGATAAGTCGACTGCTCCATCAAGGCCACCTAAAGATTTTGTCTGTCCGATAACTGGACAGATATTCAATGATCCCGTCACCCTTGAAACCGGTCAAACATATGAAAGGAAAGCCATCCAAGAATGGATGAATAGAGGCAATACAACATGCCCCATTACAAGGCAGTCTTTATCTGCATCTACTCTTCCTAAAACCAACTATGTCCTGAAGCGACTAATAACGTCTTGGAGAGAACAGCACCCTGACCTAGCACAGGAGTTTTCTTACTCTGAAACACCAAGAAGTTATTTAACCATTCCCTCTTCAAGAGAGAGGTCATCTGAATCTACTCCATCTCCAACATTTAATCATCCCAATCATAGGCGCATAGAGGAAATCATCGAACAAAGATCACGGAGATTTATGCGAGCAGCTGTATCTATGTCACCTACAAGTGTAATTTCTCAAGCAGCAACTGAAGCAATTATCAATGGCTTAAAACCTTATGTTTCATGTCTGTGCACTTCAGAGGacttacaagaatgtgaacatgcCATATTGACTATAGCAAAGATATGGGGTGACTCGAAACTTGAATCTCAAGGAGTTCACTCCTACTTATCTGCACCAACAATAGTGAACGGATTTGTAGAGGTATTATCAGCTTCCCAAAAGAGGGAAGTTTTAAGGACGGCAATTTATATTTTGTCCGAGCTATTATATGCAGAGGATAGAGTTGGTGAGATCCTCACAAGTGTGGACTCAGATTTTGAATGTCTAGCTACTTTATTAAAAGATGGTCTTGCTGAAGCAGCGGTTCTTATTTACCTACTCAGGCCATCATTCTCTCAACTTTCAGCTCATAATTTTGTACCCTCTCTTACTCAGATTATCTCAAACAGAAGTGAGGATTTTAGTGATTTTCAGTTCACAATAGGACCAAAGGATGCCGCTGTTGTGTTGCTCGAGCAAATTATTACTGGAGGAGGTGAGAGCGATCGATCATTCAATGCTATGCAGATTATATCAGGAAATGGTATTCTTGCCTTGCTCAAGTGCCTAGACCATGAAAATGGTAGAGAGTCCATTATATGCATACTTTTGTGCTGTATTCGGGCTGATAAGAGTTGCAGAAATACAATAGCTAGTAGAATTGAGTTCTCTCCTGTTCTTGAGTTAATTCACACAGGAAGCGATAGCGTGAAAGGCACATGCATAGAACTTCTTTATGAGTTAGTTTTGTTAAGCAG GAGAACATTGTGCAACCAGATTCTGCAGATAATTAAGGATGAGGGAGCATTTAGTACAATGCACACTCTTCTTGTCTGTCTTCAAATGGCTTCAATGGAGCAGAAATCTACCATTGCTCCTCTTCTTTTACAGCTTGACCTTCTG GTTGAGCCTCGGCAAATGAGCATATACAGGGAAGAATCGATAGAGGCACTGATTGAAGCACTACACAAAAAGGACTTCCCCGCGTCTCAGCTCAGCGCTCTTGATGCCTTGTTATCTCTTTCCGGGCATCTAACTAACTCTGGTAAGTCCTTTCTTGAAGCTCGGCTACTCAAGATTGCGGGATTTAATCAGCGATATAATGCCACGATGAAAGAAGAGAGGCAAAAAGCAGGTGAAAATGACACCACCAATATAATG GAAGAGGAAGAAAAAGCTCTGAGTTCTTGGGAAAATAGAACAGCTTTTGTTCTTTGCAACCATGAGAAAGGATTAATATTCAGAGCTTTAGAAGAATGCCTTAAGAGCACCTCAATGGAGATAGCAAAATCTTCCTTTATTGTAGCCACATGGCTAATTCACATGCTCTATAAATTTCCCGATACTGGAATTAGAGATGTTGCTCGTAAGTCCTTGCTTGAGCAATTTATACAGATGCTCCAGTCGACAAAGAATATCGAGGAGAAGATCTTGGCAGCTCTTGCTTTGCGAGGCTTTATTACTGATTTAG GTGCACTCAGCGAACtgggaatatatgccaaatgttTGTGCAAAAGCTTGAGGAAACTTAAAAAGTACTCTATAGTGGTCAGTGACATAATGAAAACCTTGATGAACTTGCCATGTATTGATGCT GCAGAATTATGGTGCTATTCTGAATGTCCTGAGGTGGATGTGTCGATGAATGGAGAAGTTCTTTGTCTGCTCCACATAAGAGGTCGACTCATTAGCAGTCATTCCGATGGAACCATTAAG GTCTGGGAAACTGGAAAAAGAGCTCCTCGGTTAATTCATGAAACACGCGAGCACGCAAAGGCTGTTACATGCCTTTACGTTTCATCTTCATGTGATAAACTTTATAGTGGCTCATTGGACAGAACTATCCGG GTTTGGGCTATCAATCAAGAGGAAATCCACTGTCTTCAGGTTCATGATGTGAAAGAGCCGGTGCTTGAGTTGATAGCAAACACTCAATTTGCATGCTTCGCATCTCAAGCGACAGGAGTTAAG GTTTATAATTGGTCAGGGGTTCCCAAGCATGTAAACTTCCAAAAAAATGTCAAGTGCCTCGCCATTATGGGCGATAAACTTTATTGCGGATGCACAGGTTATAGTATCCAG GAAGTTGATTTAAGCTCTCAAACATCAACAACATTTTATGCTGGTGCCAAGAAGTTGTTGGGAAAACAGAATATCTATTCCCTCCAAGTTCAAAAAAATGTTGTGTTTGCTGGTGGTTCCTTAGTTGATGGAATATCCGGAAAG GTATTTTCTCTCCCTAGCAAGGCAGTCATTGGATCACTTTCAATCTGTTCAGACATCCAACGATTAGCAGTAAACAACGATTTCATATTTTCCGCCACAAAATCTGGCACCATAGAGGTATGGCTGCAAGAAAGAGTTACAAAAATCACTTCCATTAAGATGAAAAGTGGTGGACAGTCTAAAATTACATCTTTAGCTGTGGATAAAGATGGAGAAATGATATTTGCTGGTTCTACAGATGGAAAAATTCAG GTTTGGCGTttggattaa
- the LOC104223312 gene encoding putative E3 ubiquitin-protein ligase LIN-1 isoform X2, translating to MDQDDIVRSLITSVGSFIQDRLIDKEQRTLHKEQCAERLAAEDGNSDKDTEVRYSDQAVLANLDWGIDALEEAIHTSNIETKMARLDYAEKMLQVCAMLDSNQKTAGVPNFYLSAWAHLNLSYLWKLRNNVHNAVLHILEMFTVDPFFSRIDFAPELWKSLFIPHMSSIVGWYSEERHRIVMDVIPDSSDLSFTMDFDHDFNESLIFSVRPDQAEKMQKLEQLYGQSLDENTRLYAKYYKDCMNYDSVTSKKAIPLLPIAEPPMTPLHEVCRSIPDYVKFGPILPKSAGFTPILRVKENANGASRLNMTSSSSENQEDSTTRDPLKGIPEVDEEDYDPEPHVYTTSNKRNQENNLSYCSGVNKDVEARSKVKQINTNQRQSPKSFPSMDFPKLESPKAPSPKGTDTPSKKGVPVLRLLSGRVKDTSSSISLHSSQELKISSADSDDERTEQHETAGKRNSHRWSLSQSLEKGSPDGSDEGSHSCISLPLSDKSTAPSRPPKDFVCPITGQIFNDPVTLETGQTYERKAIQEWMNRGNTTCPITRQSLSASTLPKTNYVLKRLITSWREQHPDLAQEFSYSETPRSYLTIPSSRERSSESTPSPTFNHPNHRRIEEIIEQRSRRFMRAAVSMSPTSVISQAATEAIINGLKPYVSCLCTSEDLQECEHAILTIAKIWGDSKLESQGVHSYLSAPTIVNGFVEVLSASQKREVLRTAIYILSELLYAEDRVGEILTSVDSDFECLATLLKDGLAEAAVLIYLLRPSFSQLSAHNFVPSLTQIISNRSEDFSDFQFTIGPKDAAVVLLEQIITGGGESDRSFNAMQIISGNGILALLKCLDHENGRESIICILLCCIRADKSCRNTIASRIEFSPVLELIHTGSDSVKGTCIELLYELVLLSRRTLCNQILQIIKDEGAFSTMHTLLVCLQMASMEQKSTIAPLLLQLDLLVEPRQMSIYREESIEALIEALHKKDFPASQLSALDALLSLSGHLTNSGKSFLEARLLKIAGFNQRYNATMKEERQKAGENDTTNIMEEEEKALSSWENRTAFVLCNHEKGLIFRALEECLKSTSMEIAKSSFIVATWLIHMLYKFPDTGIRDVARKSLLEQFIQMLQSTKNIEEKILAALALRGFITDLGALSELGIYAKCLCKSLRKLKKYSIVVSDIMKTLMNLPCIDAAELWCYSECPEVDVSMNGEVLCLLHIRGRLISSHSDGTIKVWETGKRAPRLIHETREHAKAVTCLYVSSSCDKLYSGSLDRTIRVWAINQEEIHCLQVHDVKEPVLELIANTQFACFASQATGVKVYNWSGVPKHVNFQKNVKCLAIMGDKLYCGCTGYSIQEVDLSSQTSTTFYAGAKKLLGKQNIYSLQVQKNVVFAGGSLVDGISGKVFSLPSKAVIGSLSICSDIQRLAVNNDFIFSATKSGTIEVWLQERVTKITSIKMKSGGQSKITSLAVDKDGEMIFAGSTDGKIQVWRLD from the exons ATGGATCAAGATGACATAGTTAGGTCCTTGATCACATCTGTTGGTAGTTTCATTCAAGATAGACttattgataaagaacaaagaaccTTGCATAAAGAACAATGTGCTGAGAGGTTAGCAGCTGAAGATGGGAACTCCGATAAAGACACAGAAGTTCGATACTCTGATCAAGCAGTTTTAGCCAATTTGGACTGGGGAATTGATGCCCTTGAAGAAGCAATCCACACATCAAACATTGAAACTAAGATGGCTAGACTAGACTATGCGGAAAAAATGCTGCAAGTTTGTGCAATGTTGGATTCTAATCAGAAAACTGCAGGGGTACCTAATTTCTATCTCTCTGCTTGGGCTCATTTAAACCTTTCTTACTTGTGGAAGTTGAGAAACAATGTTCACAATGCAGTACTTCATATACTGGAGATGTTTACTGTTGACCCTTTCTTCTCGCGGATAGATTTTGCACCTGAGCTATGGAAAAGTTTGTTTATTCCACACATGAGCTCCATCGTCGGGTGGTACTCAGAGGAGAGACATCGGATAGTGATGGATGTTATTCCTGATTCAAGTGACTTGTCTTTCACTATGGATTTTGATCATGATTTTAATGAATCTTTGATATTTTCTGTAAGGCCTGATCAAGCTGAGAAAATGCAGAAACTCGAGCAGCTTTATGGACAGTCATTGGATGAGAATACAAGGCTTTATGCAAAATACTATAAGGACTGTATGAACTATGATTCTGTTACTTCAAAGAAGGCAATTCCTCTGTTGCCAATCGCAGAGCCACCGATGACTCCATTGCATGAGGTATGCCGGTCAATTCCTGATTATGTCAAATTTGGCCCAATATTGCCTAAGAGTGCCGGGTTTACTCCTATTCTGAGAGTCAAGGAGAATGCAAATGGAGCCTCAAG ATTGAATATGACTTCTTCGTCGTCTGAGAATCAGGAGGACTCCACGACTAGGGATCCACTA AAAGGAATTCCTGAGGTGGATGAAGAAGATTATGACCCTGAGCCTCATGTATACACTACATCGAATAAAAGGAATCAAGAAAACAATTTATCCTATTGTAGTGGAGTGAATAAGGATGTAGAAGCCAGGTCCAAAGTCAAGCAAATTAATACAAACCAAAGACAATCTCCTAAGTCCTTCCCTTCAATGGACTTCCCTAAACTGGAGTCCCCTAAAGCTCCTTCACCAAAGGGAACCGATACCCCCTCGAAGAAAGGTGTACCTGTGTTACGCCTCTTGTCTGGACGTGTTAAGGACACTTCAAGTTCTATTTCTTTGCATTCATCCCAAGAGTTAAAAATTAGCTCAGCAGACTCGGATGACGAAAGGACA GAGCAGCATGAAACTGCAGGGAAAAGAAATTCTCATAGGTGGAGCCTTAGTCAATCCTTAGAAAAAGG CTCTCCGGATGGTAGTGATGAAGGAAGTCACAGCTGCATTTCTCTCCCATTGTCGGATAAGTCGACTGCTCCATCAAGGCCACCTAAAGATTTTGTCTGTCCGATAACTGGACAGATATTCAATGATCCCGTCACCCTTGAAACCGGTCAAACATATGAAAGGAAAGCCATCCAAGAATGGATGAATAGAGGCAATACAACATGCCCCATTACAAGGCAGTCTTTATCTGCATCTACTCTTCCTAAAACCAACTATGTCCTGAAGCGACTAATAACGTCTTGGAGAGAACAGCACCCTGACCTAGCACAGGAGTTTTCTTACTCTGAAACACCAAGAAGTTATTTAACCATTCCCTCTTCAAGAGAGAGGTCATCTGAATCTACTCCATCTCCAACATTTAATCATCCCAATCATAGGCGCATAGAGGAAATCATCGAACAAAGATCACGGAGATTTATGCGAGCAGCTGTATCTATGTCACCTACAAGTGTAATTTCTCAAGCAGCAACTGAAGCAATTATCAATGGCTTAAAACCTTATGTTTCATGTCTGTGCACTTCAGAGGacttacaagaatgtgaacatgcCATATTGACTATAGCAAAGATATGGGGTGACTCGAAACTTGAATCTCAAGGAGTTCACTCCTACTTATCTGCACCAACAATAGTGAACGGATTTGTAGAGGTATTATCAGCTTCCCAAAAGAGGGAAGTTTTAAGGACGGCAATTTATATTTTGTCCGAGCTATTATATGCAGAGGATAGAGTTGGTGAGATCCTCACAAGTGTGGACTCAGATTTTGAATGTCTAGCTACTTTATTAAAAGATGGTCTTGCTGAAGCAGCGGTTCTTATTTACCTACTCAGGCCATCATTCTCTCAACTTTCAGCTCATAATTTTGTACCCTCTCTTACTCAGATTATCTCAAACAGAAGTGAGGATTTTAGTGATTTTCAGTTCACAATAGGACCAAAGGATGCCGCTGTTGTGTTGCTCGAGCAAATTATTACTGGAGGAGGTGAGAGCGATCGATCATTCAATGCTATGCAGATTATATCAGGAAATGGTATTCTTGCCTTGCTCAAGTGCCTAGACCATGAAAATGGTAGAGAGTCCATTATATGCATACTTTTGTGCTGTATTCGGGCTGATAAGAGTTGCAGAAATACAATAGCTAGTAGAATTGAGTTCTCTCCTGTTCTTGAGTTAATTCACACAGGAAGCGATAGCGTGAAAGGCACATGCATAGAACTTCTTTATGAGTTAGTTTTGTTAAGCAG GAGAACATTGTGCAACCAGATTCTGCAGATAATTAAGGATGAGGGAGCATTTAGTACAATGCACACTCTTCTTGTCTGTCTTCAAATGGCTTCAATGGAGCAGAAATCTACCATTGCTCCTCTTCTTTTACAGCTTGACCTTCTG GTTGAGCCTCGGCAAATGAGCATATACAGGGAAGAATCGATAGAGGCACTGATTGAAGCACTACACAAAAAGGACTTCCCCGCGTCTCAGCTCAGCGCTCTTGATGCCTTGTTATCTCTTTCCGGGCATCTAACTAACTCTGGTAAGTCCTTTCTTGAAGCTCGGCTACTCAAGATTGCGGGATTTAATCAGCGATATAATGCCACGATGAAAGAAGAGAGGCAAAAAGCAGGTGAAAATGACACCACCAATATAATG GAAGAGGAAGAAAAAGCTCTGAGTTCTTGGGAAAATAGAACAGCTTTTGTTCTTTGCAACCATGAGAAAGGATTAATATTCAGAGCTTTAGAAGAATGCCTTAAGAGCACCTCAATGGAGATAGCAAAATCTTCCTTTATTGTAGCCACATGGCTAATTCACATGCTCTATAAATTTCCCGATACTGGAATTAGAGATGTTGCTCGTAAGTCCTTGCTTGAGCAATTTATACAGATGCTCCAGTCGACAAAGAATATCGAGGAGAAGATCTTGGCAGCTCTTGCTTTGCGAGGCTTTATTACTGATTTAG GTGCACTCAGCGAACtgggaatatatgccaaatgttTGTGCAAAAGCTTGAGGAAACTTAAAAAGTACTCTATAGTGGTCAGTGACATAATGAAAACCTTGATGAACTTGCCATGTATTGATGCT GCAGAATTATGGTGCTATTCTGAATGTCCTGAGGTGGATGTGTCGATGAATGGAGAAGTTCTTTGTCTGCTCCACATAAGAGGTCGACTCATTAGCAGTCATTCCGATGGAACCATTAAG GTCTGGGAAACTGGAAAAAGAGCTCCTCGGTTAATTCATGAAACACGCGAGCACGCAAAGGCTGTTACATGCCTTTACGTTTCATCTTCATGTGATAAACTTTATAGTGGCTCATTGGACAGAACTATCCGG GTTTGGGCTATCAATCAAGAGGAAATCCACTGTCTTCAGGTTCATGATGTGAAAGAGCCGGTGCTTGAGTTGATAGCAAACACTCAATTTGCATGCTTCGCATCTCAAGCGACAGGAGTTAAG GTTTATAATTGGTCAGGGGTTCCCAAGCATGTAAACTTCCAAAAAAATGTCAAGTGCCTCGCCATTATGGGCGATAAACTTTATTGCGGATGCACAGGTTATAGTATCCAG GAAGTTGATTTAAGCTCTCAAACATCAACAACATTTTATGCTGGTGCCAAGAAGTTGTTGGGAAAACAGAATATCTATTCCCTCCAAGTTCAAAAAAATGTTGTGTTTGCTGGTGGTTCCTTAGTTGATGGAATATCCGGAAAG GTATTTTCTCTCCCTAGCAAGGCAGTCATTGGATCACTTTCAATCTGTTCAGACATCCAACGATTAGCAGTAAACAACGATTTCATATTTTCCGCCACAAAATCTGGCACCATAGAGGTATGGCTGCAAGAAAGAGTTACAAAAATCACTTCCATTAAGATGAAAAGTGGTGGACAGTCTAAAATTACATCTTTAGCTGTGGATAAAGATGGAGAAATGATATTTGCTGGTTCTACAGATGGAAAAATTCAG GTTTGGCGTttggattaa